A single genomic interval of Asinibacterium sp. OR53 harbors:
- the porU gene encoding type IX secretion system sortase PorU, which yields MRKLLVLFIFFLSLPSWAQRSYVPHSVLATGSWVRIGVKQEGVYKVDVAMLNALGVNTASLASASIRLYGNGGVMLDESVNAQNDDDLKENAIAMFDGGDGVFDNNDYFLFYAPGTVRWEKDSLQQLFHHHKNLYGDTAYYYLTVGGTGKRIQTAAAVAAPTVQVNSYNEHYFYENDLVNLLSSGKEWYGEEFGSNPGVPLSRSFPVDFSGVLTGTPVTLISRFAGRTVNGSSSFQLSVNGQPAQSATIAPVSGYFLDHYATAVSQQNSFTANSGNLTIGCSFQPFNSNAQGWLDWFELHGRKSLTISGNTPLFFRDWSSVSSQSVAAFTITNNGSGALTVWDITNARNPVQMNTSAVGSQVAFNNDASRLREYVAFGSAGWLTPIPLGKLANQDLHQSSTADYIIITHPAFLQQAQRLAQFHQQHEGLRTVVVQTDQLFHEFSGGMADPTAIRDFVKMYVNPRYLLLMGAGSFDYRNRIPHNINLVPCYESANSLDPLLTYTSDDFFGLLTDSISLNVAVGRIPARTVDEATTMVDKIIRYHAKESLGNWRTQTTYVADDKDNDLHLNDAETLTADAAAANTLFNQQKIYLDAYPLVSSSGGARYPAVNDAIVNRMGNGTLLFNYSGHGSFERLSEAAVLGMDEVNRFNNANKLPLFITASCDFAPHDDPQKNSLGAAVLTGSANGAIALLTTTRLVFAYSNRLINDNYLKTALQPAMNGNRLSLGESVRRAKNLTVQGFGDVVNTRKFALLGDPAMYLAIPTLQLKLTTLNGKPLTGNDTLKTLHTYQFGGVVTDANGAPVNDFNGTVYPTVYDKPQTVKTLGNDPASPVTPFQQQTQVLYKGSATVTNGQFQFSFVMPKDISVNQQGNGRISLYAEDGVRDGAGVCEIPHFVRDDGVLGNVAGPAIRLYLNDTLFLNGGLTNENPLLIARLFDTSGINTSGNGIGHDIIAVIDGNENNTLVLNNFYTADKDSYQRGALRYQLSGLTPGRHTIRLRAWNVANQSATASLDFTVVKRERLSITRLMNYPNPFSNHTNFSFEHNQPGAAFKVQIGIYASNGQLVRRLESVVESAGSRNCQVGWDGTDAHGRKLEKGIYIYRVIIALGDERYAGAGQMILL from the coding sequence ATGCGCAAACTTCTTGTATTATTTATTTTTTTCTTATCCCTTCCTTCCTGGGCTCAACGCAGCTATGTACCGCATTCAGTACTGGCAACAGGCAGCTGGGTAAGGATCGGGGTGAAGCAGGAAGGTGTGTACAAAGTAGATGTGGCGATGCTGAACGCCCTGGGGGTAAATACGGCCAGCCTGGCATCGGCTTCCATACGGCTCTATGGTAATGGGGGAGTGATGCTGGATGAATCGGTGAACGCGCAGAACGACGACGATTTAAAAGAGAACGCCATTGCCATGTTCGATGGCGGCGATGGGGTCTTCGATAACAACGACTATTTTCTTTTTTACGCACCGGGAACGGTGCGATGGGAGAAAGACAGCCTGCAGCAATTATTCCATCACCATAAAAACCTGTATGGCGATACTGCGTATTATTACCTGACCGTGGGCGGAACAGGTAAGCGGATACAAACGGCTGCTGCCGTTGCTGCACCTACCGTACAGGTGAACAGCTACAACGAACATTATTTTTATGAGAACGACCTGGTGAACCTGCTCAGCAGCGGCAAAGAATGGTATGGCGAGGAGTTCGGCAGCAACCCGGGTGTGCCGCTCTCGCGCAGTTTCCCGGTAGATTTTTCCGGTGTGCTTACGGGAACACCTGTTACGCTGATCAGCCGTTTTGCAGGCAGAACGGTCAACGGCAGCAGCAGTTTTCAATTGAGTGTAAACGGTCAGCCCGCGCAAAGCGCTACCATCGCCCCGGTATCGGGTTATTTCCTCGATCATTATGCTACGGCTGTTTCGCAGCAAAATAGTTTTACGGCTAATTCGGGGAACCTTACTATTGGGTGTAGCTTTCAGCCCTTCAACAGCAATGCGCAAGGCTGGCTCGACTGGTTTGAATTGCACGGAAGAAAATCGCTGACCATTTCCGGCAATACACCCTTGTTCTTCCGCGATTGGTCGTCGGTAAGCAGCCAGTCGGTAGCAGCTTTTACTATTACCAATAATGGCTCCGGCGCATTAACAGTTTGGGATATCACCAATGCGCGTAACCCTGTTCAAATGAATACCAGCGCCGTTGGTTCACAGGTGGCTTTCAATAACGATGCATCGCGACTGCGTGAATACGTGGCATTTGGCAGCGCGGGCTGGCTCACGCCTATTCCCCTGGGTAAGCTGGCCAACCAGGACCTGCATCAATCATCCACAGCCGATTATATCATCATCACCCATCCCGCTTTTTTACAACAGGCGCAGCGGCTGGCGCAGTTTCATCAGCAACACGAAGGACTGCGTACGGTAGTAGTGCAAACAGATCAGTTATTCCACGAGTTCAGCGGCGGCATGGCCGACCCTACCGCCATCCGCGATTTTGTAAAAATGTATGTAAACCCTCGCTATCTTTTGCTGATGGGCGCGGGTTCTTTCGATTACCGCAACCGCATCCCCCATAACATCAACCTGGTGCCTTGTTACGAAAGCGCCAACTCACTCGACCCTTTGCTTACCTATACTTCGGATGATTTTTTTGGATTATTGACAGATAGTATTTCATTGAATGTAGCCGTAGGCAGGATCCCTGCGCGCACGGTTGACGAAGCCACTACCATGGTGGATAAGATCATCCGTTATCATGCCAAAGAAAGTCTGGGTAACTGGCGCACACAAACAACCTACGTTGCCGACGATAAAGACAATGACCTGCACCTCAACGACGCCGAAACCTTAACAGCCGATGCGGCTGCGGCCAATACTTTGTTCAACCAGCAGAAGATCTATCTCGATGCTTATCCGTTAGTGAGCAGCAGCGGTGGCGCGCGTTATCCCGCTGTGAACGATGCCATCGTGAACCGTATGGGCAATGGTACTTTGCTGTTCAATTACAGTGGCCATGGCAGTTTCGAGCGACTGTCAGAAGCGGCGGTGCTGGGCATGGATGAAGTGAACCGTTTCAACAATGCCAATAAGCTGCCGCTGTTCATTACAGCGAGCTGCGATTTTGCGCCGCACGATGATCCGCAGAAAAATTCATTGGGCGCTGCGGTGTTAACGGGTAGCGCTAACGGCGCCATTGCTTTGTTAACCACCACGCGGCTGGTCTTTGCCTACAGCAACCGGCTCATCAACGATAATTATTTGAAAACGGCATTGCAGCCTGCAATGAATGGCAACCGGCTCAGCCTGGGCGAATCGGTGCGCCGGGCGAAGAACCTTACCGTGCAAGGCTTTGGCGATGTGGTGAATACCCGCAAGTTCGCTTTGCTGGGCGATCCGGCCATGTACCTGGCCATTCCCACATTGCAACTGAAACTCACAACACTCAATGGCAAGCCGCTCACGGGTAACGATACCCTGAAAACACTGCATACCTACCAGTTCGGTGGCGTGGTTACCGATGCCAATGGAGCGCCGGTGAATGATTTCAACGGAACGGTCTACCCTACTGTGTACGATAAACCGCAGACCGTGAAAACACTGGGTAACGATCCGGCCAGTCCGGTTACCCCTTTTCAGCAACAGACACAGGTATTGTATAAGGGCAGCGCTACGGTTACGAACGGACAATTCCAGTTTTCTTTTGTGATGCCGAAAGATATCAGCGTTAATCAGCAAGGCAATGGTCGCATCAGTTTGTATGCAGAGGATGGGGTGAGAGATGGTGCGGGGGTTTGTGAGATCCCTCACTTCGTTCGGGATGACGGTGTTTTGGGGAATGTTGCAGGGCCAGCGATCCGGTTATATCTCAACGATACGTTGTTTCTCAACGGCGGATTGACCAATGAAAATCCTTTGCTTATTGCGCGGCTGTTCGATACATCGGGCATCAACACATCGGGTAATGGTATCGGGCATGATATCATTGCGGTGATCGATGGCAACGAAAACAATACCCTGGTGCTGAACAATTTTTATACGGCCGATAAAGACAGTTATCAGCGCGGAGCCTTGCGCTACCAGCTATCCGGACTTACACCGGGCCGTCATACGATCCGCCTGCGGGCCTGGAATGTGGCCAACCAATCGGCTACTGCCAGCCTGGACTTTACGGTGGTCAAGCGCGAGCGGCTCAGCATTACCCGTTTGATGAATTATCCGAACCCGTTTTCGAATCATACCAATTTTTCTTTCGAACACAACCAACCCGGGGCAGCATTCAAGGTGCAGATCGGTATCTACGCTTCGAACGGACAGTTGGTGCGGCGCCTGGAATCGGTGGTCGAGTCGGCCGGATCGCGCAACTGCCAGGTGGGGTGGGATGGCACCGATGCCCATGGCAGGAAATTAGAAAAAGGTATTTATATTTACCGGGTTATCATTGCCTTAGGGGACGAACGTTATGCAGGTGCGGGGCAGATGATCTTACTTTAA
- the porV gene encoding type IX secretion system outer membrane channel protein PorV — MKYFTKLALTALLASFAFSGMAQTTESVNIVSTAVPFLRISPDARAGGMGDAGIATTPDANAPFWNLAKVLAAPKRSAVAFNYTPWLKDLGLNDVYLASMAAYHKLDDEQAISTSMRFFSLGNIQLTDYSGNPLFNTKPTEFSIDAGYSRKLTSKLNIGVALRYINSRLVVGDYNGVSYKAGNALAGDVSLFYNGLNGSGEGWNWGVTLSNLGSKISYTNDARNKDYIPANLGIGGSYTKVFDESNKLNIALDMNKLLVPAAPQATGNASADSASLADFRSSGVVSSWLKSFHDGTNQLSSLQFSLGAEYSYNNQFFLRAGYFYEDKSRGNRKYLTMGAGFHYDFVQINFSYLAPQGSGITRNPLSNTLRLGLVFNIGKE, encoded by the coding sequence ATGAAGTATTTCACAAAACTTGCACTAACTGCATTGTTGGCATCGTTCGCTTTTTCAGGCATGGCTCAAACAACAGAGTCCGTGAACATTGTTTCCACCGCCGTTCCCTTTCTTCGTATTTCCCCCGATGCACGCGCCGGAGGTATGGGCGATGCGGGTATTGCAACAACACCCGATGCCAATGCGCCTTTCTGGAACCTGGCCAAAGTGCTGGCGGCGCCCAAACGGTCGGCTGTTGCGTTTAACTACACGCCCTGGCTCAAAGACCTGGGGTTGAATGATGTGTACCTCGCCAGCATGGCTGCTTACCATAAACTGGACGATGAGCAGGCCATTTCAACTTCCATGCGTTTCTTCAGCCTGGGTAATATACAGCTCACCGATTATTCCGGTAACCCTTTGTTCAATACCAAGCCAACGGAGTTTTCCATCGATGCGGGTTATTCGCGCAAGCTCACCAGCAAGCTGAACATCGGTGTGGCTTTGCGTTACATCAATTCGCGACTGGTGGTAGGCGATTACAACGGCGTTTCGTACAAGGCCGGTAATGCCCTGGCGGGTGATGTTTCTTTGTTTTATAACGGACTGAACGGTTCGGGTGAAGGATGGAACTGGGGTGTTACGCTCTCCAACCTGGGCAGCAAGATCTCTTATACCAATGATGCGCGCAATAAGGATTATATCCCGGCCAATTTGGGAATTGGCGGATCGTATACCAAGGTTTTTGATGAAAGCAACAAGCTCAATATTGCGCTTGATATGAATAAGTTGCTGGTACCTGCGGCGCCACAGGCTACGGGTAATGCTTCTGCAGATTCGGCGAGCCTGGCGGATTTTCGTAGTTCGGGAGTGGTGTCGAGCTGGCTGAAATCATTCCATGATGGCACCAACCAGCTCAGTTCGCTGCAATTTTCTTTGGGCGCTGAATACAGTTATAACAACCAGTTCTTCCTGCGGGCAGGTTATTTCTATGAAGACAAATCGCGCGGCAACCGCAAGTACCTTACCATGGGCGCCGGTTTCCACTACGATTTTGTGCAGATTAATTTCTCTTATCTTGCGCCCCAGGGTAGTGGCATTACCCGCAACCCGCTTTCCAACACATTGAGGTTGGGGTTGGTGTTTAATATTGGTAAAGAATAG
- the murF gene encoding UDP-N-acetylmuramoyl-tripeptide--D-alanyl-D-alanine ligase, with protein MTIQELYRIYLQHPSVQTDTRKIKKGDIFFALKGPNFNGNAFAAKAFELGASYAVIDEPVQDIPSNNAQFIRVDDVLETLQSLAQYHREQFKIPFIAITGSNGKTTTKELVYAVLSSHFITYTTQGNLNNHIGVPLTLLSIRNDAQMAVIEMGANHQKEIEGYCKYAEPTHGIITNAGKAHLEGFGGIEGVKKGKGELFDYLRAHKGTAFIYADYDYLHDMSKGIELLEAYGTQAGAIQGHVQSSEPFLEVAITAGLNIRLVRTQLVGEYNLPNVLCALAVGRYFGVPEAKMVAAIENYCPSNSRSQMVEKDSNHIILDAYNANPSSMKAAIENFARLHAPKKVLMLGGMMELGQESLEEHKNMVALIQSHSWEQVVLVGGDFGKIDQPFTYLPDSIAAKEWYQSQGFKDTHILIKGSRSMQMEKILE; from the coding sequence ATGACTATTCAAGAGCTTTATCGAATATACCTGCAACATCCATCTGTACAAACCGATACGCGCAAGATCAAAAAGGGCGATATTTTCTTTGCGCTCAAAGGCCCCAACTTCAATGGCAATGCATTTGCAGCCAAAGCTTTCGAACTTGGAGCTTCATACGCTGTAATAGATGAGCCCGTACAAGATATACCTTCAAACAACGCTCAGTTCATTCGTGTTGATGACGTTCTTGAGACCCTTCAATCCCTCGCCCAATATCACCGCGAACAATTCAAGATCCCTTTCATAGCCATTACCGGCAGCAACGGCAAAACCACTACAAAAGAACTGGTCTACGCCGTATTATCATCGCATTTCATTACTTATACCACCCAGGGCAACCTGAACAACCACATCGGTGTGCCACTTACTTTATTGAGCATCCGCAACGATGCACAAATGGCCGTGATTGAAATGGGCGCCAACCACCAAAAAGAAATTGAAGGATACTGTAAATATGCAGAACCCACACACGGCATCATTACCAACGCCGGCAAAGCACACCTGGAAGGTTTCGGCGGAATAGAAGGTGTTAAAAAAGGCAAAGGAGAACTGTTCGATTACCTGCGCGCGCATAAAGGCACGGCATTCATCTATGCCGATTACGATTACCTGCACGATATGAGCAAAGGCATTGAACTCCTTGAAGCATACGGCACGCAAGCCGGCGCCATACAAGGCCATGTACAATCGAGCGAACCCTTCCTGGAAGTGGCTATTACTGCCGGTTTAAACATACGATTGGTTCGCACGCAACTGGTGGGCGAATACAATTTACCCAATGTACTCTGCGCCCTCGCAGTAGGCCGCTACTTTGGTGTACCCGAAGCAAAAATGGTAGCCGCCATAGAAAATTACTGCCCTTCGAACAGCCGCTCACAGATGGTGGAGAAAGATTCCAACCACATCATACTCGACGCCTACAACGCCAACCCCAGCAGCATGAAAGCAGCCATAGAAAATTTTGCACGGCTGCATGCCCCAAAAAAAGTATTGATGCTGGGTGGTATGATGGAATTGGGACAAGAAAGCCTGGAAGAACATAAAAATATGGTCGCCCTCATTCAATCACATTCCTGGGAGCAAGTGGTGCTGGTGGGTGGCGACTTTGGTAAGATTGACCAGCCCTTCACCTACCTGCCAGATTCAATCGCTGCAAAAGAATGGTATCAAAGCCAGGGATTTAAAGACACCCATATACTTATTAAGGGATCAAGGAGCATGCAAATGGAAAAAATCCTGGAATAA
- a CDS encoding SUMF1/EgtB/PvdO family nonheme iron enzyme, with protein MQLLKTTRNLVWLLAITGAMASCNVFKKKHDQSTATGWNYNDKEQGNFHVAKPKDIKTAPGLVFIQGGTFSMGATQEDVMGDWNNIPRRITVNSFFIDKTEVANVHYREYLYWLQNVFGTAGQDSIVDQAKPDTLVWRSELAYNEPYVEYYFRHPSYNYYPVVGVSWKQATEYCMWRTDRVNELALINKGFLDKKSQIKKELNGAGQDNFNTKAYLMDEYQAVPGKQAASKSNPLRDAQGRPRTKVVFEDGILYGDYRLPTEAEWEYAAYGYIAENPQKKLRKSKRGEELIANKQIFSWKNNGYDNARYVQKSAYQGAFLANFKRGYGDNMGVAGGLNDNAAIPAEVTSFIPNGYGLYNMSGNVSEWVADVYRPLTEMDGSDFNMYRGNVFKKVDMSGGAGNLRDDKGRIKMVPESDSALRNRRNYQHSYALNFLDGDSTSNVSYGYGVTTLISDKSRVYKGGSWNDRAYWLSPGARRFLEEDLSSNSIGFRCAMSHYGASEGTSTKSQTGQFFPTRRNKR; from the coding sequence ATGCAGTTACTGAAAACAACCAGGAATTTAGTTTGGCTGTTGGCTATTACAGGCGCTATGGCTTCCTGTAATGTCTTTAAGAAAAAACACGATCAGTCCACCGCTACCGGATGGAACTACAACGATAAAGAGCAGGGCAATTTTCATGTGGCCAAGCCGAAAGACATCAAGACCGCACCCGGACTGGTATTCATCCAGGGCGGTACTTTTTCCATGGGCGCTACCCAGGAAGATGTGATGGGCGACTGGAACAATATCCCCCGCCGTATTACCGTGAACTCATTTTTTATTGACAAGACCGAAGTGGCCAACGTGCACTACCGCGAATACCTGTACTGGCTGCAGAATGTGTTTGGAACCGCCGGTCAGGACTCCATCGTAGACCAGGCCAAACCCGATACCCTTGTATGGCGCAGTGAGCTGGCTTACAATGAGCCTTATGTGGAATATTATTTCCGACACCCTTCTTATAACTACTACCCTGTAGTAGGCGTGAGCTGGAAACAGGCCACCGAGTATTGCATGTGGCGTACAGACCGAGTGAATGAGTTAGCATTGATCAACAAAGGGTTCCTCGACAAGAAAAGTCAGATCAAAAAAGAACTGAACGGCGCTGGTCAGGATAACTTCAATACCAAGGCCTACCTGATGGATGAATACCAGGCCGTGCCCGGTAAGCAGGCCGCTTCTAAAAGCAATCCTTTGAGAGACGCCCAGGGCCGCCCCAGGACCAAAGTGGTTTTCGAAGATGGAATTCTCTATGGCGATTATCGCCTGCCCACAGAAGCAGAGTGGGAATACGCTGCTTACGGATACATTGCGGAGAACCCGCAGAAAAAACTGCGGAAGTCGAAGCGAGGCGAAGAGCTGATTGCCAACAAACAGATCTTCTCCTGGAAAAACAATGGATACGATAACGCGCGTTATGTACAGAAGAGCGCTTACCAGGGCGCTTTCCTGGCCAACTTCAAACGCGGCTATGGTGATAACATGGGTGTGGCCGGCGGATTGAACGATAATGCGGCCATCCCTGCCGAAGTAACTTCATTCATTCCCAACGGATACGGACTCTATAATATGAGTGGCAACGTGAGCGAATGGGTAGCCGATGTATACAGGCCGCTGACAGAAATGGACGGTAGCGATTTCAACATGTACCGCGGTAACGTGTTCAAGAAAGTAGATATGAGTGGTGGCGCCGGTAACCTGCGTGATGACAAAGGACGCATCAAGATGGTTCCAGAGTCGGATTCAGCTTTGAGGAACCGCCGCAACTACCAGCATTCTTACGCATTGAACTTCCTCGATGGCGATTCAACCAGTAACGTTTCTTATGGATACGGCGTAACTACGCTGATCTCCGATAAATCAAGGGTATACAAAGGTGGTAGCTGGAACGACAGGGCTTATTGGTTGAGTCCGGGTGCACGCCGCTTCCTCGAAGAAGACCTGAGCAGCAACTCCATCGGATTCCGTTGCGCCATGAGCCATTACGGCGCTTCAGAAGGAACCTCCACTAAATCCCAGACCGGCCAGTTCTTCCCCACCCGCCGGAACAAACGATAG
- a CDS encoding NYN domain-containing protein — protein sequence MGNRVAILIDGAFFLKRFNTNNQRMPRIADMQPFINDIMQMVNNNPTKANDTLLRTYYYDCRPFGETKTDPKGNVVNFSQKPAFAAANLFHNDLKAFPQLALRLGELSFDGWKVDPENSASFKPDFKQKAVDMKIGLDIAWMAGKRTIDKLVLVAGDSDFVSPMEFARKEGILVYLYPMKQLQIKSVLKEHADFVL from the coding sequence ATGGGAAATCGTGTGGCGATTCTGATAGATGGAGCTTTTTTCTTAAAACGTTTTAATACAAATAACCAGCGAATGCCTCGCATTGCTGATATGCAACCATTTATCAATGATATAATGCAAATGGTGAATAACAACCCCACCAAAGCTAATGATACATTATTAAGAACATATTATTATGATTGTCGTCCATTTGGAGAAACCAAAACAGACCCTAAAGGGAACGTGGTTAACTTTTCCCAAAAACCAGCATTCGCTGCAGCTAATTTATTTCACAACGATCTAAAGGCATTTCCCCAATTGGCTTTAAGATTGGGTGAATTATCATTTGACGGATGGAAAGTTGATCCAGAGAATAGTGCGAGTTTTAAACCTGATTTCAAACAAAAAGCAGTGGACATGAAAATAGGCCTTGATATAGCATGGATGGCAGGTAAGAGAACTATTGATAAGCTAGTATTGGTAGCTGGTGATAGTGATTTTGTTTCACCAATGGAATTTGCCAGAAAGGAAGGTATCCTGGTTTATCTATACCCGATGAAACAACTTCAAATAAAATCTGTTCTAAAAGAACATGCGGATTTTGTATTATAA